One genomic window of Vidua macroura isolate BioBank_ID:100142 chromosome 16, ASM2450914v1, whole genome shotgun sequence includes the following:
- the NME3 gene encoding nucleoside diphosphate kinase 3 — protein MVPRGAVTARGEHGPFKSGAAMICLVLGLFAGLFHSAFGGVNERTFVAIKPDGVQRRLVGEIIRRFERKGLQLVGMKLLQASEELLKEHYIALRDRPFYGRLVKYMSSGPIVAMVWQGLDVVKTVRTMIGETNPAESRPGTIRGDFCVEVSKNVIHGSDSVESAQQEISLWFRPEELPCWEDTAAHWIYE, from the exons ATGGTTCCGCGGGGGGCGGTGACAGCGCGGGGGGAGCACGGCCCCTTTAAGAGCGGCGCCGCCATGATCTGCCTGGTGCTGGGGCTCTTCGCCGGCCTCTTCCACAGCG ccttcGGCGGGGTCAATGAACGAACCTTCGTGGCCATCAAACCGGACGGGGTCCAGCGGCGCCTGGTCGGGGAGATCATCCGGCGCTTCGAGaggaaggggctgcagctggtggggatgaagctgctgcag gcctcggaggagctgctgaaggaacACTACATCGCCCTGCGGGACCGTCCCTTCTATGGCCGCCTGGTGAAGTACATGAGCTCCGGGCCCATCGTGGCCATG GTCTGGCAGGGCCTGGATGTGGTGAAGACAGTTCGCACCATGATTGGGGAGACCAATCCAGCTGAATCCAGGCCTGGCACCATCCGAGGAGACTTCTGTGTGGAAGTCAGCAA GAACGTGATCCACGGCAGTGACTCGGTGGAGAGTGCCCAGCAGGAGATCTCGCTCTGGTTCCGCCCCGAGGAGCTGCCGTGCTGGGAGGACACGGCTGCACACTGGATCTACGAGTGA
- the SPSB3 gene encoding SPRY domain-containing SOCS box protein 3 isoform X2, producing the protein MARRPRSSRAWHFVLSGVQREAEGWAGAWGWGYDYDGQHSDSDSEPEFSSLSPSIPSAIPVTGESYCNCENQSEAPYCSSLHALHRVRDCRCGEEDEYFDWVWDDLNKSTATLLTCDNRKVNFHMEYSCGTAAIRGNKELAEGQHFWEIKMTSPVYGTDMMVGIGTSDVNLDKYRHTFCSLLGKDEDSWGLSYTGLLHHKGDKTNFSSRFGQGSIIGVHLDTWHGTLTFFKNRKCIGVAATKLQNKRFYPMVCSTAAKSSMKVIRSCASRTSLQYLCCFRLRQLLPDYVDTLEVLPLPPGLKQVLHNKLGWVLSMNYSTSKPSSSSSSGSDSDSLCGSDAEACQRKRCRRT; encoded by the exons ATGGCGCGGCGCCCGCGGAGCAGCCGGGCCTGGCACTTCGTCCTGAGCGGGGTCCAGCGCGAGGCCGAGGGCTGGGCCGgcgcctggggctggggctaCGACTACGACGGGCAG cacagcgaCTCGGATTCGGAGCCAGAGTTCTCCTCCCTGTCTCCCTCCATCCCAAGTGCCATCCCTGTGACTGGAGAGTCCTACTGCAACTGCGAGAACCAGAGTGAAGCTCCCTACTGCTCCAGCCTGCACGCCCTGCATCGTGTCCGCGACTGCCGCTGCGGCGAGGAGGACGAGT ATTTTGACTGGGTGTGGGATGACCTGAACAAGTCAACGGCCACGCTGCTGACGTGTGACAACCGCAAGGTGAACTTCCACATGGAGTACAGCTGTGGCACGGCTGCCATCCGCGGCAacaaggagctggcagagggcCAGCACTTCTGGGAGATCAAGATGACCTCCCCGGTGTATGGCACTGACATG ATGGTGGGGATTGGGACATCGGATGTGAACCTGGACAAGTACCGCCACACCTTCTGCAGCCTGCTGGGCAAGGACGAGGACAGCTGGGGACTCTCTTACACAG GACTGCTGCATCATAAGGGGGACAAAACAAATTTCTCCTCGAGGTTTGGCCAAGGCTCCATTATTGGGGTGCATTTGGATACGTGGCACGGGACACTCACGTTCTTCAAGAACCGCAAGTGCATAG gggtggcagccACAAAGCTGCAGAACAAGAGGTTTTACCCCATGGTGTGCTCAACGGCGGCCAAGAGCAGCATGAAGGTGATCCGGTCCTGTGCCAGCCGCACGTCCCTGCAGTACCTGTGCTGCTTCCGCCTgcgccagctcctgcctgacTACGTGGACACGCTGGaggtgctgcccctgcccccagGACTCAAGCAGGTGCTGCACAACAAACTGGGCTGGGTCTTGAGCATGAACTATAGCACCTCGaagccttcctcctcctcgtcctcggGGAGCGACTCGGACAGCTTGTGCGGCTCGGATGCAGAGGCCTGCCAAAGGAAGAGGTGCAGGAGGACATAA
- the SPSB3 gene encoding SPRY domain-containing SOCS box protein 3 isoform X4, with product MVVEIAGQCLQTEISSHFLLCNVNLVQHSDSDSEPEFSSLSPSIPSAIPVTGESYCNCENQSEAPYCSSLHALHRVRDCRCGEEDEYFDWVWDDLNKSTATLLTCDNRKVNFHMEYSCGTAAIRGNKELAEGQHFWEIKMTSPVYGTDMMVGIGTSDVNLDKYRHTFCSLLGKDEDSWGLSYTGLLHHKGDKTNFSSRFGQGSIIGVHLDTWHGTLTFFKNRKCIGVAATKLQNKRFYPMVCSTAAKSSMKVIRSCASRTSLQYLCCFRLRQLLPDYVDTLEVLPLPPGLKQVLHNKLGWVLSMNYSTSKPSSSSSSGSDSDSLCGSDAEACQRKRCRRT from the exons ATGGTGGTGGAGATTGCAGGGCAGTGTCTTCAGACTGAAATTTCCTCACATTTCCTGCTCTGCAATGTGAACCTGGTCCAG cacagcgaCTCGGATTCGGAGCCAGAGTTCTCCTCCCTGTCTCCCTCCATCCCAAGTGCCATCCCTGTGACTGGAGAGTCCTACTGCAACTGCGAGAACCAGAGTGAAGCTCCCTACTGCTCCAGCCTGCACGCCCTGCATCGTGTCCGCGACTGCCGCTGCGGCGAGGAGGACGAGT ATTTTGACTGGGTGTGGGATGACCTGAACAAGTCAACGGCCACGCTGCTGACGTGTGACAACCGCAAGGTGAACTTCCACATGGAGTACAGCTGTGGCACGGCTGCCATCCGCGGCAacaaggagctggcagagggcCAGCACTTCTGGGAGATCAAGATGACCTCCCCGGTGTATGGCACTGACATG ATGGTGGGGATTGGGACATCGGATGTGAACCTGGACAAGTACCGCCACACCTTCTGCAGCCTGCTGGGCAAGGACGAGGACAGCTGGGGACTCTCTTACACAG GACTGCTGCATCATAAGGGGGACAAAACAAATTTCTCCTCGAGGTTTGGCCAAGGCTCCATTATTGGGGTGCATTTGGATACGTGGCACGGGACACTCACGTTCTTCAAGAACCGCAAGTGCATAG gggtggcagccACAAAGCTGCAGAACAAGAGGTTTTACCCCATGGTGTGCTCAACGGCGGCCAAGAGCAGCATGAAGGTGATCCGGTCCTGTGCCAGCCGCACGTCCCTGCAGTACCTGTGCTGCTTCCGCCTgcgccagctcctgcctgacTACGTGGACACGCTGGaggtgctgcccctgcccccagGACTCAAGCAGGTGCTGCACAACAAACTGGGCTGGGTCTTGAGCATGAACTATAGCACCTCGaagccttcctcctcctcgtcctcggGGAGCGACTCGGACAGCTTGTGCGGCTCGGATGCAGAGGCCTGCCAAAGGAAGAGGTGCAGGAGGACATAA
- the SPSB3 gene encoding SPRY domain-containing SOCS box protein 3 isoform X1: MARRPRSSRAWHFVLSGVQREAEGWAGAWGWGYDYDGQQHSDSDSEPEFSSLSPSIPSAIPVTGESYCNCENQSEAPYCSSLHALHRVRDCRCGEEDEYFDWVWDDLNKSTATLLTCDNRKVNFHMEYSCGTAAIRGNKELAEGQHFWEIKMTSPVYGTDMMVGIGTSDVNLDKYRHTFCSLLGKDEDSWGLSYTGLLHHKGDKTNFSSRFGQGSIIGVHLDTWHGTLTFFKNRKCIGVAATKLQNKRFYPMVCSTAAKSSMKVIRSCASRTSLQYLCCFRLRQLLPDYVDTLEVLPLPPGLKQVLHNKLGWVLSMNYSTSKPSSSSSSGSDSDSLCGSDAEACQRKRCRRT, encoded by the exons ATGGCGCGGCGCCCGCGGAGCAGCCGGGCCTGGCACTTCGTCCTGAGCGGGGTCCAGCGCGAGGCCGAGGGCTGGGCCGgcgcctggggctggggctaCGACTACGACGGGCAG cagcacagcgaCTCGGATTCGGAGCCAGAGTTCTCCTCCCTGTCTCCCTCCATCCCAAGTGCCATCCCTGTGACTGGAGAGTCCTACTGCAACTGCGAGAACCAGAGTGAAGCTCCCTACTGCTCCAGCCTGCACGCCCTGCATCGTGTCCGCGACTGCCGCTGCGGCGAGGAGGACGAGT ATTTTGACTGGGTGTGGGATGACCTGAACAAGTCAACGGCCACGCTGCTGACGTGTGACAACCGCAAGGTGAACTTCCACATGGAGTACAGCTGTGGCACGGCTGCCATCCGCGGCAacaaggagctggcagagggcCAGCACTTCTGGGAGATCAAGATGACCTCCCCGGTGTATGGCACTGACATG ATGGTGGGGATTGGGACATCGGATGTGAACCTGGACAAGTACCGCCACACCTTCTGCAGCCTGCTGGGCAAGGACGAGGACAGCTGGGGACTCTCTTACACAG GACTGCTGCATCATAAGGGGGACAAAACAAATTTCTCCTCGAGGTTTGGCCAAGGCTCCATTATTGGGGTGCATTTGGATACGTGGCACGGGACACTCACGTTCTTCAAGAACCGCAAGTGCATAG gggtggcagccACAAAGCTGCAGAACAAGAGGTTTTACCCCATGGTGTGCTCAACGGCGGCCAAGAGCAGCATGAAGGTGATCCGGTCCTGTGCCAGCCGCACGTCCCTGCAGTACCTGTGCTGCTTCCGCCTgcgccagctcctgcctgacTACGTGGACACGCTGGaggtgctgcccctgcccccagGACTCAAGCAGGTGCTGCACAACAAACTGGGCTGGGTCTTGAGCATGAACTATAGCACCTCGaagccttcctcctcctcgtcctcggGGAGCGACTCGGACAGCTTGTGCGGCTCGGATGCAGAGGCCTGCCAAAGGAAGAGGTGCAGGAGGACATAA
- the SPSB3 gene encoding SPRY domain-containing SOCS box protein 3 isoform X3 produces the protein MVVEIAGQCLQTEISSHFLLCNVNLVQQHSDSDSEPEFSSLSPSIPSAIPVTGESYCNCENQSEAPYCSSLHALHRVRDCRCGEEDEYFDWVWDDLNKSTATLLTCDNRKVNFHMEYSCGTAAIRGNKELAEGQHFWEIKMTSPVYGTDMMVGIGTSDVNLDKYRHTFCSLLGKDEDSWGLSYTGLLHHKGDKTNFSSRFGQGSIIGVHLDTWHGTLTFFKNRKCIGVAATKLQNKRFYPMVCSTAAKSSMKVIRSCASRTSLQYLCCFRLRQLLPDYVDTLEVLPLPPGLKQVLHNKLGWVLSMNYSTSKPSSSSSSGSDSDSLCGSDAEACQRKRCRRT, from the exons ATGGTGGTGGAGATTGCAGGGCAGTGTCTTCAGACTGAAATTTCCTCACATTTCCTGCTCTGCAATGTGAACCTGGTCCAG cagcacagcgaCTCGGATTCGGAGCCAGAGTTCTCCTCCCTGTCTCCCTCCATCCCAAGTGCCATCCCTGTGACTGGAGAGTCCTACTGCAACTGCGAGAACCAGAGTGAAGCTCCCTACTGCTCCAGCCTGCACGCCCTGCATCGTGTCCGCGACTGCCGCTGCGGCGAGGAGGACGAGT ATTTTGACTGGGTGTGGGATGACCTGAACAAGTCAACGGCCACGCTGCTGACGTGTGACAACCGCAAGGTGAACTTCCACATGGAGTACAGCTGTGGCACGGCTGCCATCCGCGGCAacaaggagctggcagagggcCAGCACTTCTGGGAGATCAAGATGACCTCCCCGGTGTATGGCACTGACATG ATGGTGGGGATTGGGACATCGGATGTGAACCTGGACAAGTACCGCCACACCTTCTGCAGCCTGCTGGGCAAGGACGAGGACAGCTGGGGACTCTCTTACACAG GACTGCTGCATCATAAGGGGGACAAAACAAATTTCTCCTCGAGGTTTGGCCAAGGCTCCATTATTGGGGTGCATTTGGATACGTGGCACGGGACACTCACGTTCTTCAAGAACCGCAAGTGCATAG gggtggcagccACAAAGCTGCAGAACAAGAGGTTTTACCCCATGGTGTGCTCAACGGCGGCCAAGAGCAGCATGAAGGTGATCCGGTCCTGTGCCAGCCGCACGTCCCTGCAGTACCTGTGCTGCTTCCGCCTgcgccagctcctgcctgacTACGTGGACACGCTGGaggtgctgcccctgcccccagGACTCAAGCAGGTGCTGCACAACAAACTGGGCTGGGTCTTGAGCATGAACTATAGCACCTCGaagccttcctcctcctcgtcctcggGGAGCGACTCGGACAGCTTGTGCGGCTCGGATGCAGAGGCCTGCCAAAGGAAGAGGTGCAGGAGGACATAA
- the NUBP2 gene encoding cytosolic Fe-S cluster assembly factor NUBP2, which produces MRGGNMEETAGERTNLAGVRHILLVLSGKGGVGKSTLSTELALALRHAGKRVGILDVDLCGPSIPRMLRVQDSAVHQCDSGWVPVFVGQDKAIALMSIGFLLERPDDAVVWRGPKKNALIKQFVTDVAWGELDFLIVDTPPGTSDEHISTVEALRPYQLLGAVLVTTPQAVSVGDVRRELTFCRKAGLQILGIVENMSGFVCPHCSECTNIFSKGGGEELAKHAGVPFLGCVPLDPQLSQSLEEGRDFIQEFPKSSAFPALTHIAQQILDTSQRSS; this is translated from the exons ATGCGGGGAGGCAACATGGAGGAGACGGCCGGGG AGAGAACCAACCTGGCCGGGGTGCGGCACATCCTGCTGGTGCTGTCCGGGAAGGGCGGCGTTGGGAAGAGCACCCTCTCCACCGAGCTGGCCCTGGCGCTGCGGCACGCCGGGAAGAGG GTGGGCATCCTGGACGTGGACCTGTGTGGCCCCAGCATCCCGCGCATGCTGAGGGTGCAGGACAGCGCCGTGCACCAGTGTGACAGCGGCTGGGTCCCCGTCTTCGTGGGCCAGGACAAGGCCATCGCCCTCATGTCCATCGGCTTCCTGCTGGAGCGGCCGGACGACGCCGTGGTGTGGAGGGGCCCCAAGAAAAATG CTTTGATCAAACAGTTTGTCACCGACGTGGCCTGGGGGGAGCTGGACTTCCTCATCGTGGACACGCCGCCGGGCACGTCCGACGAGCACATCTCCACCGTGGAGGCCTTGAGGCCCTACCAGCTGCTCGGGGCAGTCCTGGTCACAACTCCTCAG GCTGTGTCCGTGGGGGATGTGAGGCGGGAGCTGACGTTCTGCAGGAAGGCGGGACTGCAGATCCTCGGCATCGTGGAGAACATGAGCGGCTTCGTGTGCCCCCACTGCTCT GAATGCACAAACATCTTCTCCAAAGGGGGAGGCGAGGAGCTGGCCAAGCACGCCGGGGTGCCCTTCCTGG gCTGCGTCCCCCTGGacccccagctcagccagagctTGGAAGAAGGCAGAGACTTCATCCAAGAGTTTCCCAagagctctgccttccctgccttGACTCACATTGCCCAGCAGATCCTGGATACATCGCAGAGGAGCTCCTGA
- the IGFALS gene encoding insulin-like growth factor-binding protein complex acid labile subunit isoform X2, with protein sequence MSAGKGIPLLLPLALLLAAASQPPGGDPPKEPGDGDGPRCPGPCACSLDDYSEELNVFCSGRNLTRLPEDVPANAKALWLDGNNFTLLPAAAFRNLSALDFLDLQSSQLGSVEQHAFHGLRSLYHLHLERNRLKHLAPHTFLHTQNLVSLSLNNNHFSKVEEGLFAGLSNLWYLNLGWNSLVVLPDKVFHDLPNLRELILAGNKLPYLQHQLFCSLTELKELDLSGNALKGIKINIFVKLQKLQKLYLNHNQINAIAPRAFMGMKSLRWLDLSHNRLVSLYEDTFLGLLSLHVLRLSTNSITSLRPRTFKDLQFLEELQLGHNRIRGLAERTFEGLGQLEVLSLNNNQLQDIRAGAFLGLHNVAVMHLSANCIKVLPDFVFKGVTKLHSLHLEHSCVGRIRANTFSGLSSLRRLFLQHNSISLIEDQSFSELHELLELDLKHNRLSHLSPRLFTGLSNLEYLFLSSNQLLEISQDTFSPLQRLFWLDLSHNQLETLDNSVISPLANLRYLSLRNNSLETFSVAFLCPPFALEQLWLGGNNWHCNCSLKGLRDFSRQHPAVVPRFVQSVAEGDDTHVPIYTYNNLTCLHPPGLAGLDLRDTAEESFAHC encoded by the coding sequence GCATCCCGCTGCTGctccccctggccctgctgctggctgccgcCTCCCAGCCCCCCGGGGGGGACCCCCCGAAGGAGCCGGGGGACGGGGACGGCccgcgctgccccggccccTGCGCCTGCAGCCTGGACGATTACAGCGAGGAGCTGAACGTCTTCTGCAGCGGCCGCAACCTGACCCGCCTGCCCGAGGACGTGCCCGCCAACGCCAAAGCCCTGTGGCTGGACGGCAACAACTTCACGCTGCTGCCGGCCGCCGCCTTCAGGAATCTGTCAGCCCTGGACTTCCTGgacctgcagagcagccagctgggCTCCGTGGAGCAGCACGCCTTCCACGGGCTGCGCAGCCTCTACCACCTGCACCTGGAGCGCAACCGCCTCAAGCACCTGGCCCCGCACACCTTCCTGCACACCCAGAACCTCGTGTCCCTCAGCCTCAACAACAACCACTTCAGCAAGGTGGAGGAAGGGCTGTTTGCCGGGCTCTCCAACCTCTGGTACCTGAACCTGGGCTGGAACTCGCTGGTGGTGCTGCCTGACAAGGTGTTCCATGACCTGCCCAACCTGAGGGAGCTGATCCTGGCTGGCAACAAGCTGCCCTacctccagcaccagctcttCTGCAGCCTCACcgagctgaaggagctggacCTGAGCGGGAACGCGCTCAAGGGCATCAAGATCAACATCTTCGTCaagctgcagaagctgcagaagcTCTACCTGAACCACAACCAGATCAACGCCATCGCCCCCCGCGCCTTCATGGGCATGAAGTCCCTGCGGTGGCTGGACCTGTCCCACAACCGCCTGGTCTCGCTCTACGAGGACACCTTCCTGGGCCTCCTGAGCCTGCACGTCCTGCGCTTGTCCACCAACTCCATCACCAGCCTGAGGCCCAGGACCTTCAAGGACCTCCAgttcctggaggagctgcagctggggcacaACCGGATCCGGGGCCTGGCGGAAAGGACCTTCGAGGGGCTGGGCCAGCTGGAGGTGCTCAGCCTCAACAACAACCAGCTGCAGGACATCAGGGCCGGGGCCTTCCTGGGACTGCACAACGTGGCCGTGATGCACTTGTCTGCCAACTGCATCAAGGTCCTGCCCGACTTTGTCTTCAAGGGGGTCACCAAGCTGCACAGCCTCCACCTGGAGCACAGCTGCGTGGGCAGGATCCGGGCCAACACCTTCTCCGGGCTCTCCAGCCTGCGGCGGCTCTTCCTGCAGCACAACAGCATCTCTCTCATTGAGGACCAGAGCTTCAGCGAACTCCATGAGCTCCTGGAGCTCGACCTGAAGCACAACAGGCTGAGCCACCTCTCGCCCCGGCTCTTCACGGGGCTGAGCAACCTGGAGtacctcttcctctcctccaaCCAGCTCCTGGAGATCTCCCAGGACACCTTCAGCCCGCTCCAGAGACTCTTCTGGCTCGACCTCTCCCACAACCAGCTGGAGACACTGGACAACAGCGTCATCTCCCCCCTGGCCAACCTGCGGTACCTCAGCCTGAGGAATAACTCCCTGGAGACCTTCTCGGTGGCGTTCCTGTGCCCGCCCTTcgccctggagcagctgtggctgggggGCAACAACTGGCACTGCAACTGCTCGCTGAAGGGCCTGCGGGACTTCTCGCGGCAGCACCCGGCCGTGGTGCCGCGCTTCGTGCAGTCGGTGGCCGAGGGGGACGACACCCACGTCCCCATCTACACCTACAACAACCTCACCTGCCTGCACCCCCCGGGCCTGGCGGGGCTGGACCTGCGTGACACTGCCGAGGAGAGCTTTgctcactgctga
- the IGFALS gene encoding insulin-like growth factor-binding protein complex acid labile subunit isoform X1: MSAGKAGIPLLLPLALLLAAASQPPGGDPPKEPGDGDGPRCPGPCACSLDDYSEELNVFCSGRNLTRLPEDVPANAKALWLDGNNFTLLPAAAFRNLSALDFLDLQSSQLGSVEQHAFHGLRSLYHLHLERNRLKHLAPHTFLHTQNLVSLSLNNNHFSKVEEGLFAGLSNLWYLNLGWNSLVVLPDKVFHDLPNLRELILAGNKLPYLQHQLFCSLTELKELDLSGNALKGIKINIFVKLQKLQKLYLNHNQINAIAPRAFMGMKSLRWLDLSHNRLVSLYEDTFLGLLSLHVLRLSTNSITSLRPRTFKDLQFLEELQLGHNRIRGLAERTFEGLGQLEVLSLNNNQLQDIRAGAFLGLHNVAVMHLSANCIKVLPDFVFKGVTKLHSLHLEHSCVGRIRANTFSGLSSLRRLFLQHNSISLIEDQSFSELHELLELDLKHNRLSHLSPRLFTGLSNLEYLFLSSNQLLEISQDTFSPLQRLFWLDLSHNQLETLDNSVISPLANLRYLSLRNNSLETFSVAFLCPPFALEQLWLGGNNWHCNCSLKGLRDFSRQHPAVVPRFVQSVAEGDDTHVPIYTYNNLTCLHPPGLAGLDLRDTAEESFAHC, from the coding sequence CAGGCATCCCGCTGCTGctccccctggccctgctgctggctgccgcCTCCCAGCCCCCCGGGGGGGACCCCCCGAAGGAGCCGGGGGACGGGGACGGCccgcgctgccccggccccTGCGCCTGCAGCCTGGACGATTACAGCGAGGAGCTGAACGTCTTCTGCAGCGGCCGCAACCTGACCCGCCTGCCCGAGGACGTGCCCGCCAACGCCAAAGCCCTGTGGCTGGACGGCAACAACTTCACGCTGCTGCCGGCCGCCGCCTTCAGGAATCTGTCAGCCCTGGACTTCCTGgacctgcagagcagccagctgggCTCCGTGGAGCAGCACGCCTTCCACGGGCTGCGCAGCCTCTACCACCTGCACCTGGAGCGCAACCGCCTCAAGCACCTGGCCCCGCACACCTTCCTGCACACCCAGAACCTCGTGTCCCTCAGCCTCAACAACAACCACTTCAGCAAGGTGGAGGAAGGGCTGTTTGCCGGGCTCTCCAACCTCTGGTACCTGAACCTGGGCTGGAACTCGCTGGTGGTGCTGCCTGACAAGGTGTTCCATGACCTGCCCAACCTGAGGGAGCTGATCCTGGCTGGCAACAAGCTGCCCTacctccagcaccagctcttCTGCAGCCTCACcgagctgaaggagctggacCTGAGCGGGAACGCGCTCAAGGGCATCAAGATCAACATCTTCGTCaagctgcagaagctgcagaagcTCTACCTGAACCACAACCAGATCAACGCCATCGCCCCCCGCGCCTTCATGGGCATGAAGTCCCTGCGGTGGCTGGACCTGTCCCACAACCGCCTGGTCTCGCTCTACGAGGACACCTTCCTGGGCCTCCTGAGCCTGCACGTCCTGCGCTTGTCCACCAACTCCATCACCAGCCTGAGGCCCAGGACCTTCAAGGACCTCCAgttcctggaggagctgcagctggggcacaACCGGATCCGGGGCCTGGCGGAAAGGACCTTCGAGGGGCTGGGCCAGCTGGAGGTGCTCAGCCTCAACAACAACCAGCTGCAGGACATCAGGGCCGGGGCCTTCCTGGGACTGCACAACGTGGCCGTGATGCACTTGTCTGCCAACTGCATCAAGGTCCTGCCCGACTTTGTCTTCAAGGGGGTCACCAAGCTGCACAGCCTCCACCTGGAGCACAGCTGCGTGGGCAGGATCCGGGCCAACACCTTCTCCGGGCTCTCCAGCCTGCGGCGGCTCTTCCTGCAGCACAACAGCATCTCTCTCATTGAGGACCAGAGCTTCAGCGAACTCCATGAGCTCCTGGAGCTCGACCTGAAGCACAACAGGCTGAGCCACCTCTCGCCCCGGCTCTTCACGGGGCTGAGCAACCTGGAGtacctcttcctctcctccaaCCAGCTCCTGGAGATCTCCCAGGACACCTTCAGCCCGCTCCAGAGACTCTTCTGGCTCGACCTCTCCCACAACCAGCTGGAGACACTGGACAACAGCGTCATCTCCCCCCTGGCCAACCTGCGGTACCTCAGCCTGAGGAATAACTCCCTGGAGACCTTCTCGGTGGCGTTCCTGTGCCCGCCCTTcgccctggagcagctgtggctgggggGCAACAACTGGCACTGCAACTGCTCGCTGAAGGGCCTGCGGGACTTCTCGCGGCAGCACCCGGCCGTGGTGCCGCGCTTCGTGCAGTCGGTGGCCGAGGGGGACGACACCCACGTCCCCATCTACACCTACAACAACCTCACCTGCCTGCACCCCCCGGGCCTGGCGGGGCTGGACCTGCGTGACACTGCCGAGGAGAGCTTTgctcactgctga